A stretch of the Channa argus isolate prfri chromosome 9, Channa argus male v1.0, whole genome shotgun sequence genome encodes the following:
- the itm2bb gene encoding integral membrane protein 2Bb isoform X1, whose amino-acid sequence MVKVSFNTALAQKDVKKDAETLIPAEDKDAEAALIVHQQSRAWCWCMCLGLALMLSGVVVGGAYLYRYYIVEVSSQAPQWRESTSFDSEEGQVFVCGVNYREEDFMVPDEEEMEVPLPNKYFLRQMEERVRILEREQVELINVPVPEFDDGDPADIVHDFQRRLTAYLDLSLNKCYVMPLNTSIVMPPRDLLELLINFRAGTYLPQSYLVHEEMIVTERLEQVDQLGYFIYNLCQGKETFKLQRRDRILGMQKREALNCHKIRHFVNTFVMETLICEP is encoded by the exons ATGGTTAAAGTGTCTTTTAATACCGCGTTAGCCCAGAAAGATGTGAAAAAGGACGCCGAAACTCTTATCCCCGCTGAGGACAAA GATGCAGAGGCTGCTTTGATCGTGCATCAGCAGTCCCGGGCCTGGTGCTGGTGCATGTGCCTGGGCCTGGCCCTCATGCTGTCTGGAGTGGTGGTGGGAGGAGCCTACCTGTACCGCTATTACATCGTGGAGGTGAGCAGCCAGGCCCCACAATGGAGGGAAAGTACCTCCTTCGACAGTGAG GAGGgccaggtgtttgtgtgtggggtgAACTACCGTGAGGAGGACTTCATGGTCCCAGACGAAGAGGAG ATGGAGGTGCCGCTGCCAAACAAGTACTTCCTGCGACAAATGGAGGAGAGGGTCCGGATCCTGGagagggagcaggtggagctCATCAATGTCCCTGTGCCCGAGTTCGATGACGGAGACCCTGCAGACATTGTCCATGACTTCCAGCGG AGGTTGACCGCCTACTTGGATCTGAGTCTGAACAAGTGCTACGTCATGCCTCTCAACACTTCCATTGTCATGCCTCCCAGAGACCTGCTGGAGCTGCTCATCAACTTCAGG GCTGGCACCTACCTGCCTCAGTCTTACCTGGTCCATGAGGAGATGATTGTGACCGAGCGCCTGGAGCAGGTCGACCAGCTCGGCTACTTCATTTACAACTTGTGCCAAGGCAAAGAGACCTTCAAGCTGCAGCGCAGGGACCGGATCCTGG GGATGCAGAAGCGTGAAGCTCTGAACTGCCACAAGATTCGTCACTTTGTGAACACATTTGTGATGGAGACTCTGATCTGTGAGCCTTAA
- the itm2bb gene encoding integral membrane protein 2Bb isoform X2 — MVKVSFNTALAQKDVKKDAETLIPAEDKDAEAALIVHQQSRAWCWCMCLGLALMLSGVVVGGAYLYRYYIVEEGQVFVCGVNYREEDFMVPDEEEMEVPLPNKYFLRQMEERVRILEREQVELINVPVPEFDDGDPADIVHDFQRRLTAYLDLSLNKCYVMPLNTSIVMPPRDLLELLINFRAGTYLPQSYLVHEEMIVTERLEQVDQLGYFIYNLCQGKETFKLQRRDRILGMQKREALNCHKIRHFVNTFVMETLICEP; from the exons ATGGTTAAAGTGTCTTTTAATACCGCGTTAGCCCAGAAAGATGTGAAAAAGGACGCCGAAACTCTTATCCCCGCTGAGGACAAA GATGCAGAGGCTGCTTTGATCGTGCATCAGCAGTCCCGGGCCTGGTGCTGGTGCATGTGCCTGGGCCTGGCCCTCATGCTGTCTGGAGTGGTGGTGGGAGGAGCCTACCTGTACCGCTATTACATCGTGGAG GAGGgccaggtgtttgtgtgtggggtgAACTACCGTGAGGAGGACTTCATGGTCCCAGACGAAGAGGAG ATGGAGGTGCCGCTGCCAAACAAGTACTTCCTGCGACAAATGGAGGAGAGGGTCCGGATCCTGGagagggagcaggtggagctCATCAATGTCCCTGTGCCCGAGTTCGATGACGGAGACCCTGCAGACATTGTCCATGACTTCCAGCGG AGGTTGACCGCCTACTTGGATCTGAGTCTGAACAAGTGCTACGTCATGCCTCTCAACACTTCCATTGTCATGCCTCCCAGAGACCTGCTGGAGCTGCTCATCAACTTCAGG GCTGGCACCTACCTGCCTCAGTCTTACCTGGTCCATGAGGAGATGATTGTGACCGAGCGCCTGGAGCAGGTCGACCAGCTCGGCTACTTCATTTACAACTTGTGCCAAGGCAAAGAGACCTTCAAGCTGCAGCGCAGGGACCGGATCCTGG GGATGCAGAAGCGTGAAGCTCTGAACTGCCACAAGATTCGTCACTTTGTGAACACATTTGTGATGGAGACTCTGATCTGTGAGCCTTAA